From a single Mesorhizobium shangrilense genomic region:
- a CDS encoding hydantoinase/oxoprolinase family protein, protein MKENFSVQPQDSLGNVVAGIDVGGTFTDLLLIDGRDGGRVHIAKTPTTVDNQAFGVVSALGATGFPIDGIDLIVHGTTTTTNAVLERRLAKTGMITTRGFRDVIELGRRTRPQAYGMTGSFVPIIPRNLRLEVSERVEASGTVRTPLDEAEMRDAVKTLIAAGCESLVIHFLHSYANPAHERRAAEIAAEFWPNGYITAGHALLSEAREFERGVTASVNASVQPILERYVERLRKELDAKGYARDFLIMNGNGGMISARFVTRESAKTVMSGPASGVIAAAYTGKRAGFENLVTYDMGGTSTDVALIRNAEPAVSNEIEIEYAMPIHVPMVAVHTVGAGGGSIARVDAAGLIQIGPESAGANPGPICYGRGGLEPTITDANLVLGRLAPKKLLAVENPVTVDRVTGIFEDKIGKATGLSGVEAAGAVLRLGNMKMAGAIRMVSVSRGHDPRDFALFAFGGAGPLHATALARELGLPRVLVPARPGITNALGCVVADLRHDFVNTVNQPVAMLDEAQLHAVLERHRNEGEDLIGKEAVKPETIRVTHSADMQFVGQTHIINVPLPSSSVTRATLQQLFEKAYFARFKVELPEIRANLVNLNTSVTGVRPAIDLSRLIDPAGRAKTLDEARREIRPVWYAGQWHDTPVYSREKLPLDAVIEGPAILEQMDATTVLEPGDRARADADGNIIIDIGEA, encoded by the coding sequence ATGAAAGAGAATTTTTCGGTGCAGCCGCAGGATTCCCTGGGCAACGTCGTCGCCGGCATCGATGTCGGCGGAACCTTCACCGACCTGCTTTTGATCGATGGCCGCGACGGTGGCCGGGTGCATATCGCCAAGACCCCGACCACGGTCGACAATCAGGCGTTCGGCGTCGTTTCGGCACTTGGCGCCACCGGATTTCCGATCGACGGCATCGACCTCATCGTGCATGGCACGACGACGACCACCAACGCGGTGCTTGAGCGAAGGTTGGCGAAAACCGGCATGATTACCACGCGCGGTTTTCGCGATGTGATCGAGCTCGGCCGGCGAACACGGCCGCAGGCCTATGGCATGACCGGCAGCTTCGTGCCGATCATCCCGCGCAATCTGCGGCTCGAAGTGTCGGAGCGCGTCGAGGCCTCCGGGACCGTGCGCACGCCGCTCGATGAAGCCGAAATGCGCGATGCCGTGAAGACGCTGATTGCGGCCGGCTGCGAATCCCTCGTCATCCACTTCCTGCATTCCTACGCCAACCCGGCGCATGAGCGCCGCGCGGCCGAGATCGCCGCCGAGTTTTGGCCGAACGGCTACATCACGGCTGGCCATGCGCTGCTGTCGGAAGCGCGCGAGTTCGAGCGCGGCGTGACGGCCTCGGTCAACGCCTCGGTGCAGCCTATCCTCGAGCGCTATGTCGAGCGACTGCGCAAGGAATTGGATGCAAAAGGCTATGCCCGCGACTTCCTGATCATGAACGGCAATGGCGGCATGATCTCTGCCCGCTTCGTCACCCGCGAATCGGCCAAGACGGTGATGTCCGGCCCGGCCTCCGGCGTCATCGCCGCCGCCTATACGGGAAAACGCGCCGGTTTCGAAAACCTCGTCACCTACGACATGGGCGGCACCTCGACCGACGTGGCGCTGATCCGCAACGCCGAACCCGCCGTCTCCAACGAGATCGAGATCGAGTACGCGATGCCGATCCATGTGCCGATGGTGGCGGTTCACACGGTCGGCGCCGGCGGCGGCTCGATCGCCCGCGTCGATGCCGCTGGCCTGATCCAGATCGGTCCGGAAAGTGCCGGCGCCAATCCCGGCCCGATCTGCTACGGGCGCGGCGGCCTGGAGCCGACCATCACCGACGCCAACCTGGTGCTGGGACGGCTGGCGCCGAAGAAGCTGCTGGCGGTCGAAAACCCGGTCACGGTCGATCGGGTCACCGGCATATTCGAGGACAAGATCGGCAAGGCCACCGGCCTGTCCGGCGTCGAAGCTGCCGGCGCGGTGCTGCGTCTCGGCAACATGAAGATGGCCGGTGCGATCCGCATGGTCTCGGTGTCGCGCGGCCATGATCCGCGTGACTTCGCGCTGTTTGCCTTTGGCGGTGCGGGTCCGCTGCATGCGACAGCATTGGCGCGCGAACTCGGCCTGCCCCGCGTGCTGGTGCCGGCGCGTCCCGGCATCACCAACGCGCTCGGTTGCGTCGTCGCCGACCTGCGCCACGACTTCGTCAACACGGTCAACCAACCGGTAGCCATGCTAGACGAAGCCCAGCTTCACGCTGTATTGGAACGGCACCGGAACGAAGGCGAGGATCTGATCGGCAAGGAAGCGGTGAAGCCGGAGACGATCCGTGTCACCCACTCCGCCGACATGCAGTTCGTCGGCCAGACCCATATCATCAACGTGCCGCTGCCGTCGTCGTCGGTGACGCGCGCAACGCTGCAGCAGCTGTTCGAAAAAGCCTATTTCGCCCGCTTCAAGGTCGAACTGCCGGAAATCCGCGCCAACCTGGTCAACCTCAACACGTCGGTGACCGGCGTGCGTCCGGCGATCGACCTGTCACGACTGATCGACCCGGCCGGGCGCGCCAAGACGCTGGACGAAGCGCGGCGCGAGATCCGGCCGGTCTGGTACGCCGGCCAATGGCACGATACGCCGGTGTACTCACGCGAAAAGCTGCCGCTCGATGCCGTGATCGAAGGGCCGGCGATCCTCGAACAGATGGACGCGACGACCGTGCTCGAGCCCGGCGACCGGGCACGCGCGGACGCCGACGGCAACATCATCATCGACATTGGCGAGGCATGA
- a CDS encoding hydantoinase B/oxoprolinase family protein, which yields MKLDAITLSVLQAALQQVCDEMDLTFSRAAFSPVIAEANDRSDGIYSAVDGSLIAQGSQGLPVFVGVMQYSTSTVIEMITDGRCLAPEPGDIYIVNDPYLGGTHLMDVRFAMPVYRDGKIFCWLSNTGHWPDIGGSVPGGFSASATAVEQEGLRLPPVKLFKKGVLDREIYAIICSNIRVADQRIGDIRAQAAALLIGQDRLNGILDRYGDETVVEAIAELRRRAAEQMRANISDIPDGTYHSKAFVDSDGVVNEPLTIALAVEKQGDTLTFDFAGSSKPCAGPMNSVLATTLSSVYLAMRHIFPDVPISAGAFEPLIVKRPEGTFLDAKYPRPVSGCAAEVSQRIAEAVFAAMVQALPDKVTASPAGSSGNFALGGNDPARGRDYVMYQISGGGYGGNAGHDGLTNGCSTIGISKSPPVEIMEQAFPVLYRHYALREGSGGAGKHRGGFGLAYEVEILRGDARASFVMDHGRFGPQGALGGRDGAVNTVTVFRDGEAHVPPHLSKEQDIALKAGDRVRVGTPGGGGYGDPRERDPDLVAQDVRLGYYTAEQARDMFGVTAQGT from the coding sequence ATGAAGCTCGACGCCATCACGCTTTCGGTTCTCCAGGCAGCGCTGCAGCAGGTCTGCGACGAGATGGATTTGACCTTCTCGCGTGCCGCCTTCTCGCCGGTGATCGCCGAGGCCAATGACCGTTCCGACGGCATCTATTCGGCCGTCGATGGCTCGCTGATCGCGCAAGGCAGCCAAGGCCTGCCGGTGTTCGTCGGCGTCATGCAATATTCGACCAGCACGGTGATCGAGATGATCACCGATGGCCGCTGCTTGGCCCCGGAGCCCGGCGACATCTACATCGTCAACGATCCTTATCTCGGCGGCACGCATCTGATGGATGTGCGCTTCGCCATGCCGGTCTACCGGGACGGCAAGATCTTCTGCTGGCTGTCGAACACCGGCCACTGGCCCGACATCGGCGGCTCGGTGCCCGGCGGCTTCTCGGCCTCCGCGACGGCGGTCGAGCAGGAAGGCCTGCGGTTGCCGCCGGTAAAACTATTCAAGAAGGGCGTGCTCGACCGCGAGATCTACGCCATCATCTGCTCGAACATCCGCGTCGCCGACCAGCGCATCGGCGACATCCGCGCCCAAGCGGCGGCGCTGCTGATCGGCCAGGACCGGCTCAATGGAATCCTGGATCGTTACGGTGACGAAACCGTCGTCGAGGCGATCGCCGAACTACGCCGTCGTGCCGCCGAGCAGATGCGCGCCAACATATCAGACATTCCTGATGGAACCTACCATTCCAAGGCGTTTGTGGATTCCGACGGCGTGGTGAACGAGCCGCTGACCATCGCGCTCGCCGTCGAGAAGCAGGGCGATACGCTGACCTTCGATTTCGCCGGCTCGTCAAAGCCCTGCGCCGGGCCGATGAACAGCGTGCTGGCGACGACCTTGTCCTCGGTCTATCTCGCCATGCGCCATATCTTCCCGGATGTGCCGATCAGCGCCGGCGCGTTTGAGCCGCTGATCGTCAAGCGGCCGGAAGGCACCTTCCTTGATGCGAAGTATCCGCGCCCGGTATCGGGCTGTGCGGCAGAGGTTTCCCAGCGCATCGCCGAGGCGGTATTCGCGGCCATGGTGCAGGCGCTGCCGGACAAGGTGACGGCGTCTCCCGCCGGCTCCAGCGGCAATTTCGCGCTCGGCGGCAACGATCCGGCGCGCGGCCGCGACTATGTCATGTACCAGATCTCCGGCGGCGGTTATGGCGGCAATGCTGGCCATGACGGACTGACCAATGGCTGCTCGACCATCGGCATCTCAAAATCGCCGCCGGTCGAGATCATGGAGCAGGCCTTTCCGGTGCTCTATCGTCATTATGCCTTGCGTGAGGGTTCAGGCGGCGCCGGCAAGCATCGCGGCGGTTTCGGGCTCGCCTATGAGGTCGAAATCCTGCGCGGCGACGCCCGCGCCTCCTTCGTCATGGACCATGGTCGTTTTGGCCCGCAGGGCGCGCTCGGCGGCCGGGATGGCGCGGTCAACACGGTGACCGTCTTTCGCGATGGCGAGGCGCATGTGCCGCCGCACCTCTCCAAGGAACAGGATATCGCGTTGAAGGCCGGCGACCGCGTGCGCGTCGGCACGCCAGGCGGTGGCGGCTATGGCGATCCGCGCGAGCGCGACCCGGACCTGGTCGCCCAGGACGTCAGGCTTGGTTACTATACGGCCGAGCAGGCCCGAGACATGTTCGGGGTCACGGCACAAGGGACGTGA
- a CDS encoding ABC transporter substrate-binding protein has protein sequence MRLFGRFVLAASVALALATGAASAQDKKLRIGTEGAYPPFNYANADGTLGGFDIDLGKALCAEMKAECEFIVQDFDGSIPALQAGKFDAIINITITPERAEKVEFTHKYYQTPPAIAVPKDSTITGTSPDDLKGKALGVQTATIHQKFAEQKYSGSTIKAYPTGDDARTDMANGRLDAMMDGSIILTEWLKKPDGACCKLLGTLTADPAIHGPGVGIALQKGNKELADKLNAAIDTLRANGKYKDINDRYFAFDVYGN, from the coding sequence ATGCGTCTTTTCGGTCGTTTCGTGCTTGCCGCTTCCGTCGCCCTTGCGCTGGCCACGGGGGCCGCTTCCGCCCAGGACAAGAAGCTGAGGATCGGCACCGAGGGCGCCTATCCGCCCTTCAACTATGCCAATGCCGACGGCACGCTGGGCGGCTTCGACATCGATCTCGGCAAGGCGTTGTGCGCTGAGATGAAGGCCGAGTGCGAGTTCATCGTGCAGGATTTCGACGGCTCGATCCCCGCACTTCAGGCCGGCAAGTTCGATGCGATCATCAACATCACCATCACGCCCGAGCGGGCCGAGAAGGTGGAGTTCACCCACAAATACTACCAGACGCCGCCGGCCATCGCGGTGCCGAAGGATTCGACCATCACCGGCACGTCGCCGGACGATTTGAAGGGCAAGGCATTGGGCGTGCAGACCGCGACCATCCACCAGAAGTTCGCCGAGCAGAAATACAGCGGTTCGACCATCAAGGCCTATCCGACCGGCGACGACGCCCGCACCGACATGGCCAATGGCCGGCTTGATGCGATGATGGATGGCTCGATCATCCTGACAGAATGGCTGAAGAAGCCCGACGGCGCCTGCTGCAAGCTGCTTGGCACCTTGACGGCCGACCCGGCCATTCACGGCCCCGGCGTCGGCATCGCGCTGCAGAAGGGCAACAAGGAGCTGGCCGACAAGCTCAATGCGGCAATAGATACGCTGCGCGCCAACGGCAAATACAAGGACATCAACGACAGGTATTTTGCCTTCGATGTCTACGGCAACTGA